In Ruminiclostridium papyrosolvens DSM 2782, the following proteins share a genomic window:
- the recG gene encoding ATP-dependent DNA helicase RecG gives MKKITINDLKQKSIRYIKGVGESRESLFKKLEIHNLFDVLTYYPREYEDRSSIKNIADLQNGVPCSFEGTIVSNVSITRPKRGMTVSRVSIEDSTGKITAIWFNQPYVKNSLKLGDNYIFFGKAERKLNKLQIVNPVFEKASSKDMKKSLKILPVYSSTKDLGQNIIRSVVYEAIKIINDIELEDMIPLSVRDKFKLPDRTYSIKQIHFPASVRDIESARFRLVFEELFMLQLGLLSYKSLATDTRVGIKYTHIDQMEDFIKSFPFELTNAQKKVFVEVEKDMESSRVMNRLVQGDVGSGKTMIAVLALFKAVKCGYQGALMVPTEILAEQHFKSIKSLFDCFGVSVELLSSSLTKKQKQLIVEELKEGKTDVVIGTHALIEDYVEFKQLGLVITDEQHRFGVRQRTILTEKGQNPDVLVMTATPIPRTLALILYGDLDISIIDELPPGRKPIKTYSVNEAMRERINNFVREKVNEGRQVYIVCPLVEESEEIEAKSAVVTAEDISKSVFRDLNVGIIHGKMKSSEKEAIMKSFVSGEISILVSTTIIEVGVNVPNATVMIIENAERFGLAQLHQLRGRVGRGDEQSFCILFNQSNSKVAKERMKIMTHSNDGFVISEKDLEIRGPGEFFGTRQHGLPELKIANLYKDMEILKQAQESAMEIIQADPGLMKHNELKKHLAAYFGDKVTLS, from the coding sequence ATGAAAAAAATAACTATTAACGATTTGAAGCAAAAATCAATCAGATATATAAAGGGTGTTGGCGAGTCACGGGAATCACTATTTAAAAAACTTGAAATCCATAACTTATTTGATGTCTTAACTTATTACCCAAGAGAATATGAAGACAGAAGCAGCATAAAGAATATAGCTGATCTTCAGAATGGTGTTCCGTGTTCCTTTGAAGGAACTATAGTGTCAAATGTAAGCATAACAAGACCAAAAAGAGGTATGACGGTATCAAGAGTTTCAATTGAGGACAGTACCGGAAAGATTACGGCAATTTGGTTTAATCAGCCATATGTTAAAAATTCTTTAAAACTTGGAGATAACTATATATTTTTCGGAAAAGCAGAAAGAAAATTAAATAAACTGCAAATAGTAAATCCGGTTTTTGAAAAAGCAAGTTCTAAAGACATGAAGAAAAGCCTTAAAATACTTCCTGTTTATTCTTCTACCAAAGATTTGGGACAGAATATTATCAGGTCGGTTGTGTATGAGGCAATAAAGATAATAAATGATATTGAGCTTGAAGACATGATACCTTTATCTGTCAGAGATAAGTTCAAGCTCCCTGACAGAACCTATTCTATAAAGCAAATACATTTTCCGGCTTCTGTCCGGGATATTGAAAGTGCAAGGTTCAGACTGGTTTTTGAAGAACTGTTTATGCTGCAGCTGGGGCTTTTATCATACAAGAGCCTTGCAACAGATACAAGAGTGGGTATAAAATATACTCACATAGACCAAATGGAAGATTTTATTAAATCTTTTCCCTTTGAGCTCACAAATGCACAGAAAAAGGTTTTTGTGGAAGTTGAAAAGGACATGGAAAGTTCTCGTGTAATGAACCGACTTGTGCAGGGGGATGTTGGCTCAGGAAAGACAATGATTGCAGTTCTGGCATTGTTTAAAGCTGTTAAATGTGGTTACCAGGGAGCTTTAATGGTACCAACGGAAATATTGGCTGAACAGCATTTCAAATCCATAAAAAGCTTGTTTGACTGCTTTGGTGTTTCAGTTGAATTACTCTCCAGCAGTCTGACAAAAAAGCAGAAGCAGTTGATAGTAGAAGAATTAAAAGAAGGAAAAACTGATGTAGTTATTGGAACTCATGCACTTATAGAGGATTATGTAGAATTTAAACAGCTGGGGCTTGTTATTACTGATGAACAGCACAGATTTGGAGTTCGCCAAAGAACAATATTGACGGAAAAAGGTCAGAATCCTGATGTTTTGGTTATGACTGCAACTCCGATTCCCAGAACTCTGGCGCTGATTTTATACGGTGATTTGGATATATCAATAATTGATGAGCTTCCGCCAGGCAGAAAACCGATTAAAACATACTCTGTAAATGAAGCTATGAGGGAGAGAATTAATAACTTTGTGAGGGAAAAAGTAAATGAAGGCAGACAGGTATATATTGTTTGCCCGCTTGTAGAAGAATCTGAGGAGATAGAGGCAAAATCAGCAGTAGTTACGGCAGAAGATATAAGCAAAAGTGTATTTCGTGATTTAAACGTAGGAATTATTCATGGAAAAATGAAGTCTTCTGAAAAAGAAGCAATAATGAAGAGCTTTGTTTCCGGTGAAATAAGTATACTTGTATCTACAACTATAATAGAGGTTGGTGTAAATGTACCTAATGCAACAGTCATGATAATAGAAAATGCTGAAAGATTTGGTCTGGCGCAGTTGCATCAGTTGAGGGGGAGAGTAGGCAGAGGAGATGAACAATCCTTCTGTATTTTGTTTAACCAGTCAAACTCAAAGGTTGCAAAAGAAAGAATGAAAATTATGACTCACTCCAACGACGGTTTTGTAATATCAGAGAAGGACTTGGAAATAAGGGGTCCCGGTGAATTTTTTGGTACCAGACAGCACGGGCTACCCGAACTAAAAATAGCAAATTTGTACAAGGACATGGAAATATTAAAGCAGGCTCAGGAGAGTGCAATGGAGATTATTCAGGCTGACCCGGGGCTTATGAAACATAACGAATTAAAGAAACACCTTGCCGCTTATTTTGGGGACAAGGTTACATTATCATAA
- a CDS encoding glycogen synthase — protein sequence MNLSNKKLKVLFVSAEVDPFAKTGGLADVAGSLPKELTLLGQDVRVLMPRYKSIDTELAYVADFPVEMGDRKETCVIKESSIPVSASQEVKVYFIENYHYYYRDGIYCYQDDAQRFIMLCKAALEMLPHIDFKPDIIHCNDWHTGPLCLMLKEKYAKQDFYKDISTVYTIHNLEYQGNFGEDICEYMNVEEDFFTYDKAEFYGMFSFMKCGLVYSDKINTVSKQYAQEILSTAYGEKMEGILNNREKDLFGIVNGISYEEFDPGKNEDLYKVFDSKCPENKKENKRQFQKEFGLGNSDAPLLAIVTRLTHQKGLELIFGCIDRFIKENDIQLVVLGIGDEFYHKSFKELQSKYPDNVAVFLEFNQKLAKKIYASADMFLMPSRFEPCGLGQIISFRYGTIPVVRATGGLAETVIDYDKDRKNGNGFSFTEFDETEFQDTLNRAIHTYSKKSKEWEQLVVRALKSDFSWKKPCIKYLDLYKIAIDNKNR from the coding sequence GTGAATTTATCTAATAAAAAGTTAAAGGTACTTTTTGTATCAGCAGAAGTTGACCCTTTCGCAAAAACAGGGGGGTTGGCTGATGTTGCTGGTTCTCTGCCAAAGGAACTAACCCTGTTGGGACAGGATGTAAGAGTACTTATGCCCCGATATAAAAGTATAGATACAGAATTAGCTTATGTTGCCGACTTTCCTGTTGAAATGGGGGACAGAAAGGAAACATGTGTAATAAAAGAGAGCAGTATACCTGTTTCAGCCTCACAGGAAGTTAAGGTCTATTTCATAGAAAACTATCATTATTATTATAGAGACGGTATTTATTGTTATCAGGATGATGCACAGAGATTTATAATGCTGTGCAAGGCAGCTCTTGAAATGTTGCCCCATATCGATTTTAAACCCGACATTATTCATTGCAATGACTGGCATACAGGCCCTTTATGCCTGATGCTGAAAGAAAAATATGCAAAACAGGATTTTTATAAGGATATTTCTACGGTTTATACTATTCACAATCTTGAGTATCAGGGAAATTTCGGCGAAGATATATGCGAATATATGAACGTGGAGGAAGATTTCTTTACATATGACAAGGCTGAATTTTATGGGATGTTCAGTTTTATGAAGTGCGGGCTTGTGTATTCAGATAAAATAAATACCGTAAGCAAGCAATATGCACAGGAAATTCTGTCAACTGCCTACGGTGAAAAAATGGAAGGAATACTCAATAACAGAGAGAAAGACCTTTTTGGCATTGTAAATGGAATATCTTATGAAGAGTTTGATCCCGGTAAGAATGAAGATTTATATAAGGTATTTGACTCTAAATGCCCGGAGAATAAGAAGGAAAATAAAAGACAATTCCAGAAAGAGTTTGGTTTAGGGAACAGTGATGCTCCTCTACTGGCGATTGTTACGAGATTGACACACCAGAAGGGGCTGGAACTCATTTTTGGCTGTATTGACAGATTTATAAAAGAAAATGATATACAGTTGGTTGTTCTTGGAATCGGGGATGAGTTTTATCATAAATCATTTAAGGAACTTCAAAGTAAGTACCCCGATAATGTAGCAGTTTTTTTGGAATTCAATCAAAAACTTGCTAAAAAGATTTATGCCTCTGCAGATATGTTCTTAATGCCTTCTCGTTTTGAACCCTGCGGCTTAGGACAGATTATAAGTTTCAGATATGGTACAATTCCGGTAGTAAGGGCTACAGGAGGCCTTGCTGAAACTGTAATAGATTATGATAAGGACAGAAAAAACGGAAATGGGTTCTCTTTTACTGAATTTGATGAAACTGAATTTCAAGATACATTAAATAGAGCAATACATACTTATAGCAAAAAGAGTAAAGAGTGGGAGCAACTGGTTGTAAGGGCGCTGAAAAGTGATTTTTCTTGGAAGAAGCCTTGTATTAAGTACTTAGATTTATATAAAATAGCTATAGATAACAAAAACAGATAA
- a CDS encoding cell division protein FtsA yields the protein MPGKQKITKTKAEAFNEEDLIFALDIGTRTVIGIVGLYEKECFRVVAAEICEHKSRAMLDGQIHDIEKVAEVITQVKERLEKILGVTLTKVAIAAAGRVLKTSQTKLEYDIEQGREITSEIVGSLEVDAIQNAQFKLDNEISNEEKMTFYCVGYSVVNYFLNGYVISSLVGHKGKKIGVEVLATFLPHVVVDSLYTVMSKVGLEVISLTLEPIAAINVTIPKDLRLLNLVLVDIGAGTSDIALTRDGSVVAYGMVPIAGDEITEKIAQEFLVDFNTAEKIKISISSGTEIIKYTDILGNKYEIIHQKAIEIIEPTIDFLAGSICDKILEFNQKAPNAVFLIGGGSQIPGLTNRIAEGLGLPDNRVAVRGRDVIQNIKTKIKKLTGPESITPFGIAMMAHMQRGQDFMSVTVNENKVKLFNSKKLSVADALILVGYNPDKLIGRTGKSLKFTLNGKDKNIKGEHGMAAEIFVNNEPASLDTRINNNDSIYIKPSYNGMDAKKSVIDYVKHTRGLTVYLNEDRIALVPYCSINGQTCGMDATIKNGDKVQIEEIVTLKDFILKFELGLGNSLLKVNGEIVSTEYILKDNDSITDSELFEESVEVTVPEQGFEEEQEIYETDDVLVNKFEQNYLENNSVHVPEKGYVIYVNGERIELKENKQYIFVDIFNYINFDLSVPKGNIILKLNGSQANFTDTISPGDNIEIFWENMQL from the coding sequence ATGCCTGGTAAACAGAAGATAACAAAAACTAAAGCAGAAGCATTTAATGAAGAAGATTTGATTTTTGCTCTTGACATTGGAACAAGGACGGTTATAGGTATAGTAGGGCTTTATGAGAAGGAATGCTTCAGGGTTGTTGCGGCTGAGATATGTGAACATAAGAGTCGTGCAATGCTGGATGGACAAATACATGATATTGAGAAGGTTGCGGAAGTAATAACGCAAGTAAAAGAAAGGCTGGAGAAAATACTAGGGGTTACATTGACAAAAGTAGCCATTGCAGCCGCAGGAAGGGTTTTAAAAACAAGTCAGACAAAACTGGAATACGATATAGAACAGGGACGTGAAATTACATCGGAGATTGTAGGGAGTCTGGAAGTTGATGCTATTCAGAATGCGCAATTTAAGCTTGATAATGAAATATCAAACGAAGAAAAAATGACCTTTTATTGTGTGGGATATAGTGTGGTAAACTACTTTCTCAATGGGTATGTTATTTCTTCGCTTGTAGGACACAAGGGAAAGAAAATAGGGGTGGAAGTACTGGCTACCTTCCTGCCTCACGTTGTAGTAGACAGCTTGTACACCGTTATGTCAAAGGTTGGATTGGAGGTAATAAGTCTGACTCTTGAGCCTATAGCTGCGATAAATGTAACTATTCCAAAGGATTTAAGACTTTTGAATCTTGTTCTGGTTGATATAGGTGCCGGAACCTCGGATATTGCACTAACCAGAGACGGCTCTGTGGTGGCGTATGGCATGGTTCCTATTGCCGGAGACGAGATAACCGAAAAAATTGCTCAGGAGTTTTTGGTTGATTTCAATACAGCGGAGAAAATTAAAATATCTATTTCATCTGGTACAGAAATTATAAAATATACAGATATACTAGGAAATAAGTATGAGATTATACATCAAAAGGCTATTGAAATAATAGAACCTACTATTGATTTTTTAGCAGGAAGCATATGCGATAAAATTCTGGAGTTTAATCAAAAGGCTCCCAATGCCGTTTTTTTGATAGGAGGCGGAAGCCAGATACCGGGACTTACAAACAGAATCGCTGAAGGACTGGGGCTTCCTGATAACAGAGTTGCAGTAAGAGGGAGGGATGTAATACAAAACATAAAGACTAAAATTAAAAAGCTAACGGGGCCCGAATCCATTACACCTTTTGGCATAGCTATGATGGCTCACATGCAAAGAGGTCAGGACTTTATGTCTGTCACTGTAAATGAAAATAAAGTAAAGCTGTTCAATTCCAAGAAGCTGAGTGTAGCGGATGCTTTAATATTGGTAGGATATAATCCTGATAAGCTAATTGGCAGAACAGGAAAGTCGTTGAAGTTCACACTTAACGGTAAAGATAAGAATATTAAGGGTGAACATGGAATGGCGGCTGAAATTTTTGTTAACAATGAGCCGGCAAGTCTTGATACCAGAATTAATAATAATGATTCCATATACATAAAACCTTCATACAATGGTATGGACGCTAAAAAAAGTGTAATTGATTATGTAAAACATACGAGAGGACTTACTGTCTATTTGAACGAAGACAGGATAGCGCTTGTACCTTACTGTTCAATTAACGGCCAGACATGCGGTATGGATGCAACTATAAAAAATGGTGATAAGGTTCAAATAGAGGAAATAGTTACACTAAAGGATTTCATATTAAAATTTGAACTCGGTCTTGGAAACAGTTTGTTGAAGGTAAATGGTGAAATCGTCAGTACTGAATACATACTAAAGGACAATGACAGTATAACTGATTCAGAGCTTTTTGAGGAATCGGTTGAGGTAACTGTTCCTGAACAGGGGTTTGAGGAGGAACAAGAGATTTATGAGACTGATGATGTACTGGTAAATAAATTTGAACAGAATTATTTGGAAAACAACAGTGTTCATGTACCCGAAAAGGGGTATGTTATTTATGTAAACGGTGAAAGAATTGAATTGAAAGAAAACAAGCAGTATATTTTTGTAGATATTTTCAACTATATTAATTTTGATTTATCAGTACCTAAAGGAAACATTATATTAAAACTAAATGGAAGTCAGGCAAATTTTACTGATACAATTTCTCCGGGAGACAATATAGAAATTTTTTGGGAGAATATGCAATTGTAA
- the nth gene encoding endonuclease III, translating to MTKKEKVLQMIEVLDKLYPDAECSLMYENPLQLLISTQLAAQCTDARVNIVAKNLYKKYPSVEAFANANIRELEEDIKSTGFYRNKAKNIIGCCKIITDKYSGIIPDNMEELLELPGVGRKTANLYLYEIHGKQGVVVDTHAKRLSNRTGLTKNEDPEKIEYDLQKIIPEDKWADFCHKLVFHGRAVCNARKPECEKCEINHLCSYYTKK from the coding sequence ATGACTAAAAAGGAAAAGGTTCTGCAAATGATAGAGGTTCTTGATAAGCTTTATCCTGATGCGGAGTGTTCTTTAATGTATGAGAATCCGCTTCAGCTTTTGATTTCTACTCAGCTTGCAGCCCAGTGTACTGATGCCAGAGTAAATATAGTTGCAAAGAATTTATATAAAAAGTATCCTTCGGTTGAGGCATTTGCAAATGCAAATATAAGAGAACTTGAGGAAGATATTAAATCAACGGGATTCTATAGAAATAAGGCAAAAAATATAATCGGGTGTTGTAAGATTATTACTGATAAATATAGTGGAATAATTCCGGATAATATGGAGGAATTACTTGAATTGCCCGGTGTAGGACGAAAGACAGCGAATCTTTACTTATATGAGATACATGGAAAGCAGGGAGTAGTTGTTGACACACATGCAAAAAGGCTTTCAAACAGAACGGGCTTAACAAAGAATGAAGACCCCGAAAAGATTGAATACGATTTGCAGAAAATAATTCCTGAAGATAAATGGGCAGATTTTTGCCATAAATTAGTTTTCCATGGAAGAGCTGTGTGTAACGCAAGAAAACCTGAATGTGAAAAGTGTGAGATAAATCATTTGTGCAGTTATTATACTAAGAAATAG
- the rsmD gene encoding 16S rRNA (guanine(966)-N(2))-methyltransferase RsmD, protein MLRVISGSAKGLKLSTLEGMNTRPTTDRVKENLFNIIASYIPGSNILDLFAGSGSLGIEALSRGAESAVFCDQSEQSTEIITRNLEHTKLMDKSEIFLGEAQIILKKLSQLSKKFDIIFLDPPYKKEIVPGILQNLENSGVLDEKVLISVETDIEDQLPQEIGTLCVSRQQVYGKTKLTFYKRK, encoded by the coding sequence ATGCTGAGAGTAATTTCAGGAAGTGCCAAAGGTTTAAAGTTGAGTACTTTGGAAGGAATGAACACAAGGCCCACTACAGACAGGGTAAAAGAGAATTTATTTAATATAATAGCATCGTATATACCCGGCTCAAACATACTGGATTTGTTTGCGGGTAGCGGAAGCCTTGGTATTGAGGCGTTGAGCAGAGGTGCTGAAAGTGCTGTATTTTGCGATCAGAGTGAGCAAAGTACAGAAATTATAACCAGAAATCTGGAGCATACAAAATTAATGGATAAATCAGAGATTTTTTTAGGTGAAGCACAAATAATACTGAAAAAACTCTCCCAACTGAGTAAAAAGTTTGATATAATTTTTTTAGACCCTCCATATAAAAAGGAAATTGTACCGGGTATTTTACAAAATCTTGAAAATTCTGGAGTGTTGGATGAAAAGGTTTTAATATCTGTCGAAACAGATATAGAGGATCAGCTGCCTCAGGAAATAGGTACACTGTGTGTTTCCAGACAGCAGGTTTATGGAAAAACCAAATTAACTTTTTACAAAAGAAAATAA
- the rpmB gene encoding 50S ribosomal protein L28 — MAKCEVCSKATTFGNNRSHALNATSRTWKPNVRKIKIIDNGTPKSINICTRCLRSNKVTRAI; from the coding sequence ATGGCAAAGTGTGAAGTATGCAGTAAAGCAACTACTTTTGGAAACAATCGAAGCCATGCATTAAATGCTACTAGCCGTACATGGAAACCTAATGTAAGAAAAATAAAGATAATTGATAATGGCACACCAAAGTCAATTAACATATGCACAAGGTGTCTTCGTTCAAACAAAGTTACCCGAGCTATATAA
- a CDS encoding PsbP-related protein, which yields MLSLVHTSKRNKLLAIISFFIFLIGIIIFVRSFFYGNSYYTITVNSQISFSYPIDFSIKNVYASDPASAPYVQASNSKYKSFIDYKSPEDKFHFSYPSNFKLNQQAFPGSEILYHVDFQNKSDNTFTGFVQVWNLPYDLSKFLEESKENSLADFINFNSKEIEVNKMKGYFWEYTVKSSNENYKTLEVFLSKDSRLYRISFYIPERKYTKEDYDMFWKMVISLKVN from the coding sequence ATGTTATCTTTAGTCCATACTAGTAAAAGAAATAAGCTTTTAGCTATAATATCATTTTTTATATTTCTTATTGGCATTATTATATTTGTTCGTAGTTTTTTTTATGGAAACTCTTATTATACTATAACAGTTAACAGCCAAATATCTTTTTCTTACCCCATAGATTTCTCAATAAAAAATGTATATGCCAGCGACCCTGCTTCTGCTCCATACGTTCAGGCAAGCAATAGTAAATATAAGAGTTTTATTGATTATAAGTCACCTGAAGATAAATTTCATTTTAGCTATCCTTCAAATTTCAAGTTGAATCAACAGGCTTTCCCGGGAAGTGAAATACTATATCATGTAGATTTTCAAAACAAAAGTGACAATACCTTTACAGGGTTTGTTCAAGTTTGGAACCTGCCCTATGACCTCAGTAAATTTCTCGAGGAATCAAAAGAAAACTCCCTTGCCGATTTTATTAATTTCAATTCCAAAGAGATTGAAGTCAATAAAATGAAGGGGTATTTTTGGGAGTACACCGTAAAAAGTTCTAATGAAAACTATAAAACACTTGAAGTATTTCTCTCAAAGGATTCCAGACTATATAGAATAAGTTTTTATATACCCGAAAGAAAATACACCAAAGAAGACTATGACATGTTTTGGAAAATGGTAATTTCTCTTAAAGTTAATTAA
- a CDS encoding sensor domain-containing diguanylate cyclase, translating into MNKIQKYEKVMINLYWVFIVLLFSALFFKQELYTNANVYFSKKNYLTVFIVSIVVLNIVKILFVNNINLYSDKAFDVFRSMEVFLTSVFLLPFSDGIEYLSLVLPLFFISIRKGKKLTYLLLGFSAVIKIANIFVLYGIQEPFDASKVVFSLFRIFCIYILLLCIFSISAKIYSENLKNEQENDRLIDELGEKYEQLASAKDEIKNQYETLKETNFKLEDTNKRLTSSIAEFYTLQQVSEAIGSILDINELLNFVNDVIIGVMGVNFSSILLFDQKKNRLKVQFTNITNKEELAILADNVNCELLLDILQNEKPLIENMVDPDKYDFIQTRQIGSFMCVPLSLKSRKFGLTLIEHRNNNTFNTENLRLLTTLGKQVSMAIENAELYANLQEMATVDGLTGVYNRVYFHEKFEAEFKMAEEKGYNLSLVILDIDFFKIFNDTYGHLFGDVVLKEVAQTVKNNLRGTDTIARFGGEEFVLILPRTSIQQAHEKVEFLRTKIAGNVIKDNLISASVTASFGIACYPETSSNQVGLIRDADNALYKAKENGRNCIMISQKIG; encoded by the coding sequence ATGAATAAAATACAAAAATATGAAAAGGTTATGATTAACCTTTATTGGGTATTTATTGTATTACTGTTTTCTGCATTGTTTTTCAAGCAGGAACTTTATACTAATGCTAATGTTTATTTTAGTAAAAAAAATTATCTCACTGTATTTATAGTGTCGATTGTGGTTTTGAATATTGTTAAAATTTTATTTGTAAATAATATAAATTTATATTCAGACAAAGCATTTGACGTTTTTAGGTCGATGGAAGTTTTTTTGACGTCTGTGTTTTTATTGCCATTTTCTGATGGGATAGAGTACCTTTCTCTTGTCTTGCCTTTATTTTTTATAAGTATTCGTAAGGGTAAAAAGCTAACTTATCTGTTATTGGGGTTCAGTGCAGTAATCAAGATAGCAAATATATTTGTATTATATGGAATACAAGAACCCTTTGATGCTTCAAAAGTAGTTTTTAGTCTTTTCAGGATTTTCTGTATATATATTTTACTACTTTGTATATTTAGTATAAGTGCTAAAATTTATTCTGAAAACTTAAAAAATGAACAGGAAAATGATAGGTTAATTGATGAATTGGGTGAGAAGTACGAGCAGCTTGCTTCGGCCAAGGATGAAATAAAGAACCAGTATGAAACGCTCAAGGAAACCAACTTTAAGCTTGAAGATACAAATAAGAGGCTTACATCCAGTATTGCAGAGTTTTATACTCTTCAACAAGTGAGTGAGGCCATAGGCTCAATACTAGACATAAACGAGTTACTTAATTTTGTAAATGATGTAATAATAGGTGTAATGGGCGTAAACTTTTCTTCTATATTATTGTTTGACCAGAAGAAAAACAGACTCAAGGTGCAATTCACAAATATTACCAACAAAGAAGAGCTTGCAATTTTAGCTGACAATGTTAATTGTGAACTTCTCCTTGATATATTACAAAATGAAAAGCCATTGATAGAAAACATGGTTGATCCTGATAAATATGATTTTATTCAGACAAGACAAATAGGGTCCTTTATGTGTGTGCCTTTGAGCTTGAAATCCAGAAAATTCGGACTCACTCTCATTGAACACCGAAATAACAATACCTTCAATACCGAAAATTTAAGGCTGCTTACTACCTTGGGAAAACAGGTAAGTATGGCAATTGAAAATGCCGAGCTTTATGCAAACCTACAGGAAATGGCCACAGTTGATGGTTTGACAGGGGTTTACAACCGTGTATACTTCCATGAAAAATTTGAAGCTGAATTTAAGATGGCAGAAGAAAAAGGATATAATTTATCTCTTGTAATTCTTGATATTGACTTTTTCAAGATATTTAATGATACATATGGACACCTCTTTGGTGATGTAGTACTGAAAGAAGTAGCACAAACAGTAAAAAATAACCTGCGGGGGACTGATACCATTGCGAGGTTCGGGGGAGAAGAATTTGTACTTATATTACCTAGGACATCAATACAGCAGGCTCATGAAAAAGTTGAGTTTTTACGTACAAAAATTGCAGGCAATGTAATTAAAGACAATCTTATATCAGCCTCTGTTACTGCAAGTTTTGGAATAGCGTGCTACCCTGAAACATCTTCCAATCAGGTAGGATTAATCAGAGATGCAGACAATGCACTATACAAGGCAAAGGAAAATGGAAGAAATTGTATTATGATTTCTCAAAAAATCGGTTAA